From a single Candoia aspera isolate rCanAsp1 chromosome 2, rCanAsp1.hap2, whole genome shotgun sequence genomic region:
- the CCDC42 gene encoding coiled-coil domain-containing protein 42, with protein sequence MTTMDEEDLSEYFRMQYGQKLLKLLMKFPVSEEQSPSPSIRLLEKKKEAKLVHQAMEAQKEAFKTRMESLNNRWEELGAKEVQLKAYIRKFEQFIQENDQKRIRALKKANKERELKKQRVKELAKAKIEMAALKQQHQKLYNKLQQYSIFNKYLEKVVHVSEFEEIREVIGRYKTLVGMHRDLVQSAQEGLELIEQAKVRLARYKEEKDDEILQHNNELARLQLRFDQARSDVIAWESRWAHIQNTAAKKTLMLGTIKMATLNLFQSVSKQMKEALMVPLEDTHRQLDMIQQFIQDLSDIWAEVKKKEQNRSQIGIPKDI encoded by the exons ATGACTACCATGGATGAAGAGGATCTAAGTGAATATTTCCGCATGCAGTATGGACAGAAATTGCTGAAATTGTTGAT GAAATTCCCAGTATCAGAGGAGCAGTCTCCATCTCCTTCCATCCGActcctggagaaaaagaaagaagccaaATTGGTGCATCAGGCCATGGAAGCTCAAAAGGAG GCATTTAAAACAAGAATGGAATCCCTAAACAACCGGTGGGAAGAACTTGGTGCAAAAGAAGTACAGCTGAAAGCATATATTAGGAAATTTGAGCAATTCATACAG GAGAACGATCAGAAACGGATCAGAGCTCTGAAGAAAGCCAACAAGGAACGAGAACTGAAGAAGCAGCGGGTGAAGGAGCTTGCCAAGGCCAAGATAGAGATGGCAGCTCTGAAACAGCAGCACCAGAAGCTCTACAACAAGCTACAGCAATACTCTATCTTCAACAAATACTTGGAGAAGGTGGTGCACGTCTCTGAG TTTGAAGAAATCCGGGAAGTCATTGGACGTTATAAAACCCTAGTTGGGATGCACCGGGATCTCGTGCAGTCAGCCCAGGAGGGGCTGGAGTTGATTGAACAAGCCAAGGTCCGCCTGGCCCGCTACAAAGAGGAAAAGGATGATGAGATTCTGCAGCACAACAATGAGCTGGCACGCCTGCAGCTGCGCTTTGACCAAGCCCGCAGTGATGTCATTGCATGG GAGTCCCGCTGGGCTCACATCCAGAATACCGCTGCAAAGAAAACCCTGATGCTGGGCACCATCAAGATGGCCACACTGAATCTTTTCCAGAGTGTAAGCAAGCAGATGAAGGAAGCTTTAATGGTGCCTCTGGAGGACACTCACCGGCAGCTAGATATG ATCCAGCAGTTTATCCAAGATCTGTCAGATATCTGGGCAGAAGTGAAGAAGAAGGAGCAAAATCGATCACAAATAGGGATTCCCAAGGACATATAG